GGGGGCTGAACATACCTAAACCTCTACCACTGACGGCCTCTGAAAGGCCTGATGCTTTGAGAAAATCTATTACCCAAATAGCCCGTTTTTCTGATAGTCTCTGATTGTATTCGGCAGATCCAGTATTATCTGTATGGGCGTCAATCCGCAATTTATTAATGTCACCGTTTTGAACTTGATCAATAAAAGCAGCCAATTCGATCGAGTCAGGAGGTTCACCTTCCCATTTGTTATTTCTGAAAAATAAAACCAAATCTGGGCTAGAATTGAGTGGTTTTATTACCACGGTATCCGGGGCTTGCTTTATAAATAAGGTGTCCCAAATAACTGTTGGTTTGATTGGAAGGGGGCAGTCTGGGCCGTTAGACCCTGCACCGCACTTTCCCCAGCCTATTTCAGGACAGCCGTCATTATCCATATAACCATCCCAATCTTCGGGTTGTAGTG
The genomic region above belongs to Flavobacteriales bacterium and contains:
- a CDS encoding OmpA family protein, which produces DADGDGINNSRDFCALTKEDRDGFQDNDGCPEKDNDNDRIVDTRDKWPLQPEDWDGYMDNDGCPEIGWGKCGAGSNGPDCPLPIKPTVIWDTLFIKQAPDTVVIKPLNSSPDLVLFFRNNKWEGEPPDSIELAAFIDQVQNGDINKLRIDAHTDNTGSAEYNQRLSEKRAIWVIDFLKASGLSEAVSGRGLGMFSPLNLNATELEKADNRRVEIWLE